From a region of the Malania oleifera isolate guangnan ecotype guangnan chromosome 12, ASM2987363v1, whole genome shotgun sequence genome:
- the LOC131144410 gene encoding OVARIAN TUMOR DOMAIN-containing deubiquitinating enzyme 1: MQNQEEPVADVGDTDSVTSIPSSEINNWANFRDDEIMQQQSAIRAEEAEKSPFVGDKEPLSTLAAEYQSGSPILIEKIKMLAENYAAIRRTRGDGNCFFRSFMFAYLEYILKSQDQAEVRRISANVEGCRKTLQSLGYAEFTFEDFFALFLEQLESVLEGSATSISHDELLQRSRDQSISDYVVMFFRFVTSGEIRKRSEFFEPFIMGLSNTTVEQFCKSSVEPMGEESDHVHITALSDALGVPIRVVYLDRSSCDTGVSVNHHDFIPTSGDHPDAKGSSSKAIDASITLLYRPGHYDILYPK, encoded by the exons ATGCAAAATCAAGAGGAGCCCGTGGCAGATGTAGGAGATACGGACTCCGTAACGTCTATTCCATCATCTGAAATCAACAATTGGGCGAATTTCAGGGATGATGAAATCATGCAACAGCAGTCTGCAATCCGGGCTGAGGAAGCTGAGAAAAGTCCATTTGTTGGTGACAAG GAACCTCTCTCGACATTAGCGGCTGAATATCAATCTGGAAGTCCCAtattaattgaaaaaataaag ATGCTTGCTGAAAACTATGCTGCCATCAGGCGAACAAGAGGAGATGGGAACTGCTTCTTTCGAAGTTTTATGTTTGCATACCTG GAGTATATTTTGAAATCACAAGATCAAGCAGAAGTTCGTCGTATCAGTGCAAATGTTGAGGGATGCAGAAAGACGCTTCAAAGTCTGGGTTATGCTGAGTTTACCTTTGAAGATTTTTTTGCG TTATTCCTTGAGCAGCTGGAAAGCGTTCTTGAAGGTTCTGCAACTTCAATAAG TCATGATGAGCTCCTACAGAGGAGTCGAGATCAGTCGATATCCGACTATG TTGTGATGTTCTTCAGATTTGTTACCTCCGGTGAAATACGTAAACGGTCTGAGTTTTTTGAACCATTCATAATGGGGCTATCAAATACCACTGTGGAGCAG TTTTGCAAATCCTCGGTGGAACCAATGGGCGAAGAGAGCGATCATGTGCACATTACTGCCCTGTCAGATGCCTTAGGTGTGCCAATCCGTGTTGTATACCTAGACCGCAGCTCGTGTGATACTGGTGTCAGCGTAAATCATCATGACTTCATTCCTACTTCTGGTGATCATCCTGATGCCAAAGGCAGTAGTTCTAAGGCGATTGATGCTTCCATTACATTGCTATATCGACCAGGTCACTATGACATTCTTTATCCCAAGTGA